From the Carassius carassius chromosome 45, fCarCar2.1, whole genome shotgun sequence genome, one window contains:
- the LOC132127164 gene encoding protein mono-ADP-ribosyltransferase PARP14-like isoform X1: MDEYPYPIIVEGDWGPGHAKSVKNKLQIYFQSKKKSQGGDCVVQYNDGSNSTTILFKSSDTRDGVLSKSEHIITIDNQQIKLKVYKPGDVEEQAHSTGQRTEQACGYQEPNQSASQADVKKPQETSAVVLENLSEDVKQDVLTLLVENISGLSENDFSMELIPGLRKAVVTFKNPSAAEKFLEDSRTHEKFKKNNLRARALERSTCVRVEDLPAEVNNNKMLLELYFEKWSGPVEEVITIPAEQAAIIIFKEEEAKQRILKQETYICDVPVKIYPYFKSLDTVLYGGKRPQLKLPEPITVSVHSAIREFILKKGQISSIKDQMSSHFCQINMDKPEVLLSPDPALLKQKHDAIDDWSKNAVDAFKKIISNYTTSEWPVSHPLLFNVEINIKKVVKDQVLIDLDASKGVLTLAGMTHEITGLKPIIEKFLERGTNQIEREKNSVTEDMEISPAMYSLLEQDGMKTVSQHLRIDYKKKMNRLILSGLHTETLAFKNWVLEKKINMKQKSLQINYSVLEFLRSVDCDEMSRDLFISHGITAVYTIENRGVIVIGSTERALKEAEKRINTVLTTKILVVEDQGILQMPEWLDLKKQLENLFSTVKKISVLINLSKKRDKVLVTGFRKPVMEVSENLGRFIEKHTKIVEKVRVKSHAVVDFIKDRKSEDWQHFIKSNEVKVSFDSMRPLIELSGERAFVQPAVTFFKCLADALYTDTLIIKKAGAKKYFLEQGKMMFSMLLKEKRFLVVHQEDDILEKEEDEFTEGSFEDIYQVSCEVQIPCGLTVTVRKADICKISVDAVVNAANEDLKHTGGVALALLQAAGPSLQQICDQHIKVNGPLKPGDAFITDAGRLPCKYVVHAVGPRFSDSDRHTTVQRLRRAVRESLNQALRKNCSSIAIPVISSGIFGCPLDLCTESIAKEVRDYIDDHNHRRSRSTLTKIHFVDNNDSTVNAMTQAVRKEFAAYNLKITFPHQTKPPGYNNYGSGYRGRGRGRGRGCDRGHVHGNGRGRGNYGQRNQEFKGSKGRGNRVSEGQAHWKRDTSNSGGRQDISEGLSVLDTKTAQDGLKIILSKGNIQDAHADVIVNTISEDLDLRKGAVSRALLQTAGHHLQSEITRAAHSNTLNYGEMLITNGYNLKCQKVFHVVCPFWKQGSKDEVLTQIIRNCLKKAESWRMASVVFPAIGTGKLGFPKDLVARIILTEVQKFKPTNVRKVTVIVHPSDLESVECFTTVFRHGIQGPITKEVVHRHVMPKINNSGMSAQTSELVGSVSSPSLGVHIMQLGQVTLEVSSGDITKEKTDAIVNSSNKTFSLKAGVSKAILDAAGVKVEQECSQIVGSLNMQQTEIVTSAGRLPCGNIIHVNGRNSPSEIKDVVLSVLKLCESRHITSVAFPALGTGQAGAKPADVADAMVDAVVYFVKKKKPVHVKLVKFLIFQTNMVTDFHQSMIRRSGEKMGKDKGLLSKYKGQ, encoded by the exons ATGGATGAATATCCTTATCCCATCATTGTAGAGGGAGACTGGGGGCCTGGACACGccaaaagtgttaaaaataaacttcagATTTACTTTCAGAGTAAGAAAAAAtctcagggaggagactgcgttGTGCAATATAATGACGGGAGCAACTCTACTACGATTCTGTTCAAATCATCTGACA CCCGAGATGGCGTGCTCTCAAAGTCAGAACACATCATTACCATTGACAATCAACAAATCAAGTTGAAAGTGTACAAACCCGGTGATGTAGAGGAACAGGCACACAGCACTGGACAAAGA ACAGAGCAGGCATGTGGATATCAGGAACCAA ATCAAAGTGCCTCTCAGGCTGATGTGAAGAAGCCTCAAGAGACAAGTGCTGTGGTCCTGGAGAACCTTTCAGAAGATGTTAAACAAGACGTTTTGACTCTTTTGGTGGAGAACATCAGTGGTCTTTCTGAAAATGACTTTAGCATGGAATTAATTCCAGGATTAAGAAAAGCAGTTGTGACCTTTAAAAACCCCAGTG CTGCAGAAAAGTTCCTTGAGGACAGCAGGACACATGAAAAGTTTAAGAAGAATAATCTGAGGGCCCGTGCACTGGAAAGAAGCACATGTGTGCGAGTGGAGGATCTTCCAGCTGAGGTCAACAACAACAAGATGCTGCTGGAACTATATTTTGAGAAATGGAGCGGTCCAGTAGAAGAAGTTATCACAATTCCAGCAGAACAAGCagccattattatttttaaggagGAAGAAG CCAAACAGAGAATTTTGAAGCAAGAGACTTACATCTGTGATGTTCCAGTCAAGATATATCCCTACTTTAAATCACTGGATACAGTCTTGTATGGTGGCAAAAGACCCCAATTGAAGCTGCCTGAACCCATTACAGTCAGTGTACATTCTGCCATCAGGGAGTTCATCCTCAAGAAAGGGCAGATTTCCTCCATTAAAGACCAGATGAGCTCACACTTCTGCCAAATAAACATGGACAAACCTGAAGTTTTACTCAGTCCTGATCCAGCATTACTGAAACAGAAACATGATGCCATTGATGACTGGAGTAAGAATGCAGTTGATGCCTTCAAGAAAATTATCTCAAACTACACAACATCTGAGTGGCCAGTGTCACACCCCCTTTTATTTAATGTGGAAATTAATATTAAGAAAGTAGTGAAAGATCAGGTTTTAATAGACTTGGATGCCTCTAAAGGTGTGCTGACACTGGCAGGAATGACCCATGAGATAACTGGACTGAAACCCATCATAGAGAAGTTTTTGGAGAGAGGAACAAatcaaatagagagagagaagaacagtGTGACAGAGGACATGGAGATTTCTCCTGCCATGTACTCTCTGCTTGAACAAGATGGCATGAAAACTGTTTCTCAACATCTGCGCATTGACTACAAAAAAAAGATGAACAGACTTATTTTATCAGGGCTTCATACAGAAACTCTTGCCTTCAAAAATTGGGTCCttgagaagaaaataaatatgaaacagaAGTCCTTACAGATTAACTATTCAGTCCTAGAATTTCTAAGATCAGTGGATTGTGATGAAATGTCCAGAGATCTCTTCATATCTCATGGAATAACTGCTGTCTACACAATTGAAAATAGAGGTGTCATTGTAATTGGAAGCACAGAAAGAGCACTTAAAGAGGCAGAGAAGAGGATAAATACAGTTCTTACAACCAAAATCCTTGTTGTAGAAGATCAGGGTATCCTTCAAATGCCGGAGTGGCTGGATCTCAAGAAACAACTGGAGAATTTGTTCAGTACTGTCAAAAAGATCTCTGTGTTGATAAACCTTTCCAAAAAGAGAGACAAAGTATTAGTGACTGGATTCAGAAAACCTGTAATGGAGGTCAGTGAGAACTTAGGACGTTTCATTGAGAAGCACACTAAAATCGTAGAAAAGGTTCGTGTCAAATCACATGCTGTGGTTGATTTCATTAAAGACAGAAAATCAGAAGACTGGCAGCATTTCATTAAGTCTAATGAGGTGAAAGTCAGTTTTGATTCAATGAGACCCTTGATCGAACTGTCTGGAGAGCGTGCATTTGTCCAACCAGCTGTGACTTTCTTTAAATGTTTAGCAGATGCTCTCTACACGGACACACTGATAATTAAAAAGGCAGGAGCAAAGAAGTACTTCTTGGAGCAGGGTAAAATGATGTTCTCAATGCTGTTGAAGGAAAAGAGATTTTTGGTTGTTCATCAGGAAGATGATATACTAGAAAAGGAGGAAGATGAATTTACTGAAGGTAGTTTTGAAGATATTTACCAGGTCTCTTGTGAGGTTCAAATACCATGTGGACTAACTGTTACTGTCAGGAAGGCAGACATTTGCAAGATCAGTGTTGATGCTGTAGTCAATGCTGCTAATGAAGATCTGAAGCACACTGGTGGTGTAGCTTTAGCACTTCTTCAAGCTGCTGGACCAAGTCTGCAGCAAATCTGTGACCAACACATAAAAGTAAATGGGCCTCTGAAGCCTGGAGATGCCTTCATCACTGACGCTGGTCGTCTTCCCTGTAAATACGTGGTGCACGCTGTTGGACCTCGTTTTAGTGATTCAGACAGACATACTACTGTGCAACGCCTGAGACGTGCTGTGAGGGAAAGTCTGAACCAGGCGTTAAGGAAAAACTGCTCCTCCATTGCAATCCCAGTTATTAGCTCAGGGATATTTGGTTGTCCTCTTGATCTTTGCACAGAATCAATCGCCAAGGAGGTGCGTGACTACATTGATGATCATAACCACAGAAGGTCCAGAAGCACATTAACTAAGATTCACTTTGTTGATAATAATGACAGTACTGTAAATGCCATGACTCAAGCTGTCAGAAAGGAATTTGCTGCTTATAACCTCAAAATAACTTTCCCTCATCAAACCAAACCTCCTGGGTATAATAACTATGGATCAGGCTATCGTGGTCGTGGTCGTGGTCGTGGTCGTGGCTGTGACCGTGGTCATGTCCATGGGAATGGCCGTGGTCGTGGAAACTATGGCCAAAGAAACCAAGAGTTTAAAGGTTCCAAAGGTCGTGGTAATAGAGTCTCTGAAGGACAAGCACACTGGAAAAGAGATACCTCAAACTCTGGTGGCAGACAAGATATATCTGAGGGGCTGAGTGTTCTGGACACCAAAACCGCACAGGATGGACTAAAAATCATTCTGAGCAAAGGGAACATCCAGGATGCACAT GCTGATGTAATTGTAAACACTATATCGGAGGACTTGGACCTCAGAAAAGGTGCCGTCTCCAGAGCTCTCCTCCAGACTGCTGGTCATCATCTCCAGTCAGAAATCACACGAGCTGCTCACTCAAACACTTTGAATTATGGTGAAATGCTCATCACAAATGGTTATAATCTGAAATGTCAAAAAGTCTTCCATGTGGTTTGCCCGTTTTGGAAGCAAGGCTCAAAAGATGag gTACTCACTCAGATCATTAGAAATTGCCTGAAAAAAGCAGAAAGCTGGAGAATGGCTTCAGTTGTCTTCCCGGCTATTGGGACTGGGAAACTTGGCTTTCCTAAAGATCTGGTGGCCAGAATCATTCTGACAGAAGTCCAGAAATTTAAGCCTACAAACGTCCGAAAGGTAACTGTGATTGTGCACCCTTCTGACCTGGAGAGTGTAGAG TGCTTCACCACTGTCTTTAGACATGGGATTCAGGGTCCCATCACAAAGGAAGTAGTACATCGACATGTCATGccgaaaataaataattctggCATGTCAGCTCAGACCTCTG agCTTGTTGGCAGTGTCTCCTCTCCCTCTCTTGGAGTACACATTATGCAGCTGGGTCAAGTGACTCTGGAGGTTTCTTCAGGAGACATAACTAAAGAAAAAACTGATGCCATTGTCAACTCCTCAAATAAGACATTTTCACTGAAAGCAG GAGTATCCAAGGCCATTTTAGATGCTGCTGGAGTAAAAGTGGAACAAGAATGTTCACAGATTG TGGGATCATTAAACATGCAGCAGACAGAGATTGTGACCTCAGCCGGGCGGCTTCCATGTGGAAACATCATCCATGTTAATGGACGTAATAGTCCATCCGAAATTAAGGATGTTGTTTTGTCTGTTCTGAAGTTATGTGAGTCACGTCATATTACTTCTGTTGCCTTCCCAGCTCTTGGCACTG GTCAGGCTGGTGCAAAACCAGCTGATGTTGCAGATGCAATGGTTGATGCAGTTGTCTACTTTGTAAAGAAAAAGAAACCGGTGCATGTAAAGCTTGTGAAGTTTCTTATATTCCAGACGAACATGGTGACAGACTTTCACCAAAGCATGATCAGAAGATCTGGTGAGAAAATGGGGAAAGATAAAGGCCTGCTTAGCAAATATAAAGGTCAgtaa
- the LOC132127164 gene encoding protein mono-ADP-ribosyltransferase PARP14-like isoform X2: protein MDEYPYPIIVEGDWGPGHAKSVKNKLQIYFQSKKKSQGGDCVVQYNDGSNSTTILFKSSDTRDGVLSKSEHIITIDNQQIKLKVYKPGDVEEQAHSTGQRTEQACGYQEPNQSASQADVKKPQETSAVVLENLSEDVKQDVLTLLVENISGLSENDFSMELIPGLRKAVVTFKNPSAAEKFLEDSRTHEKFKKNNLRARALERSTCVRVEDLPAEVNNNKMLLELYFEKWSGPVEEVITIPAEQAAIIIFKEEEGKYIILKQETYICDVPVKIYPYFKSLDTVLYGGKRPQLKLPEPITVSVHSAIREFILKKGQISSIKDQMSSHFCQINMDKPEVLLSPDPALLKQKHDAIDDWSKNAVDAFKKIISNYTTSEWPVSHPLLFNVEINIKKVVKDQVLIDLDASKGVLTLAGMTHEITGLKPIIEKFLERGTNQIEREKNSVTEDMEISPAMYSLLEQDGMKTVSQHLRIDYKKKMNRLILSGLHTETLAFKNWVLEKKINMKQKSLQINYSVLEFLRSVDCDEMSRDLFISHGITAVYTIENRGVIVIGSTERALKEAEKRINTVLTTKILVVEDQGILQMPEWLDLKKQLENLFSTVKKISVLINLSKKRDKVLVTGFRKPVMEVSENLGRFIEKHTKIVEKVRVKSHAVVDFIKDRKSEDWQHFIKSNEVKVSFDSMRPLIELSGERAFVQPAVTFFKCLADALYTDTLIIKKAGAKKYFLEQGKMMFSMLLKEKRFLVVHQEDDILEKEEDEFTEGSFEDIYQVSCEVQIPCGLTVTVRKADICKISVDAVVNAANEDLKHTGGVALALLQAAGPSLQQICDQHIKVNGPLKPGDAFITDAGRLPCKYVVHAVGPRFSDSDRHTTVQRLRRAVRESLNQALRKNCSSIAIPVISSGIFGCPLDLCTESIAKEVRDYIDDHNHRRSRSTLTKIHFVDNNDSTVNAMTQAVRKEFAAYNLKITFPHQTKPPGYNNYGSGYRGRGRGRGRGCDRGHVHGNGRGRGNYGQRNQEFKGSKGRGNRVSEGQAHWKRDTSNSGGRQDISEGLSVLDTKTAQDGLKIILSKGNIQDAHADVIVNTISEDLDLRKGAVSRALLQTAGHHLQSEITRAAHSNTLNYGEMLITNGYNLKCQKVFHVVCPFWKQGSKDEVLTQIIRNCLKKAESWRMASVVFPAIGTGKLGFPKDLVARIILTEVQKFKPTNVRKVTVIVHPSDLESVECFTTVFRHGIQGPITKEVVHRHVMPKINNSGMSAQTSELVGSVSSPSLGVHIMQLGQVTLEVSSGDITKEKTDAIVNSSNKTFSLKAGVSKAILDAAGVKVEQECSQIVGSLNMQQTEIVTSAGRLPCGNIIHVNGRNSPSEIKDVVLSVLKLCESRHITSVAFPALGTGQAGAKPADVADAMVDAVVYFVKKKKPVHVKLVKFLIFQTNMVTDFHQSMIRRSGEKMGKDKGLLSKYKGQ from the exons ATGGATGAATATCCTTATCCCATCATTGTAGAGGGAGACTGGGGGCCTGGACACGccaaaagtgttaaaaataaacttcagATTTACTTTCAGAGTAAGAAAAAAtctcagggaggagactgcgttGTGCAATATAATGACGGGAGCAACTCTACTACGATTCTGTTCAAATCATCTGACA CCCGAGATGGCGTGCTCTCAAAGTCAGAACACATCATTACCATTGACAATCAACAAATCAAGTTGAAAGTGTACAAACCCGGTGATGTAGAGGAACAGGCACACAGCACTGGACAAAGA ACAGAGCAGGCATGTGGATATCAGGAACCAA ATCAAAGTGCCTCTCAGGCTGATGTGAAGAAGCCTCAAGAGACAAGTGCTGTGGTCCTGGAGAACCTTTCAGAAGATGTTAAACAAGACGTTTTGACTCTTTTGGTGGAGAACATCAGTGGTCTTTCTGAAAATGACTTTAGCATGGAATTAATTCCAGGATTAAGAAAAGCAGTTGTGACCTTTAAAAACCCCAGTG CTGCAGAAAAGTTCCTTGAGGACAGCAGGACACATGAAAAGTTTAAGAAGAATAATCTGAGGGCCCGTGCACTGGAAAGAAGCACATGTGTGCGAGTGGAGGATCTTCCAGCTGAGGTCAACAACAACAAGATGCTGCTGGAACTATATTTTGAGAAATGGAGCGGTCCAGTAGAAGAAGTTATCACAATTCCAGCAGAACAAGCagccattattatttttaaggagGAAGAAGGTAAATATAT AATTTTGAAGCAAGAGACTTACATCTGTGATGTTCCAGTCAAGATATATCCCTACTTTAAATCACTGGATACAGTCTTGTATGGTGGCAAAAGACCCCAATTGAAGCTGCCTGAACCCATTACAGTCAGTGTACATTCTGCCATCAGGGAGTTCATCCTCAAGAAAGGGCAGATTTCCTCCATTAAAGACCAGATGAGCTCACACTTCTGCCAAATAAACATGGACAAACCTGAAGTTTTACTCAGTCCTGATCCAGCATTACTGAAACAGAAACATGATGCCATTGATGACTGGAGTAAGAATGCAGTTGATGCCTTCAAGAAAATTATCTCAAACTACACAACATCTGAGTGGCCAGTGTCACACCCCCTTTTATTTAATGTGGAAATTAATATTAAGAAAGTAGTGAAAGATCAGGTTTTAATAGACTTGGATGCCTCTAAAGGTGTGCTGACACTGGCAGGAATGACCCATGAGATAACTGGACTGAAACCCATCATAGAGAAGTTTTTGGAGAGAGGAACAAatcaaatagagagagagaagaacagtGTGACAGAGGACATGGAGATTTCTCCTGCCATGTACTCTCTGCTTGAACAAGATGGCATGAAAACTGTTTCTCAACATCTGCGCATTGACTACAAAAAAAAGATGAACAGACTTATTTTATCAGGGCTTCATACAGAAACTCTTGCCTTCAAAAATTGGGTCCttgagaagaaaataaatatgaaacagaAGTCCTTACAGATTAACTATTCAGTCCTAGAATTTCTAAGATCAGTGGATTGTGATGAAATGTCCAGAGATCTCTTCATATCTCATGGAATAACTGCTGTCTACACAATTGAAAATAGAGGTGTCATTGTAATTGGAAGCACAGAAAGAGCACTTAAAGAGGCAGAGAAGAGGATAAATACAGTTCTTACAACCAAAATCCTTGTTGTAGAAGATCAGGGTATCCTTCAAATGCCGGAGTGGCTGGATCTCAAGAAACAACTGGAGAATTTGTTCAGTACTGTCAAAAAGATCTCTGTGTTGATAAACCTTTCCAAAAAGAGAGACAAAGTATTAGTGACTGGATTCAGAAAACCTGTAATGGAGGTCAGTGAGAACTTAGGACGTTTCATTGAGAAGCACACTAAAATCGTAGAAAAGGTTCGTGTCAAATCACATGCTGTGGTTGATTTCATTAAAGACAGAAAATCAGAAGACTGGCAGCATTTCATTAAGTCTAATGAGGTGAAAGTCAGTTTTGATTCAATGAGACCCTTGATCGAACTGTCTGGAGAGCGTGCATTTGTCCAACCAGCTGTGACTTTCTTTAAATGTTTAGCAGATGCTCTCTACACGGACACACTGATAATTAAAAAGGCAGGAGCAAAGAAGTACTTCTTGGAGCAGGGTAAAATGATGTTCTCAATGCTGTTGAAGGAAAAGAGATTTTTGGTTGTTCATCAGGAAGATGATATACTAGAAAAGGAGGAAGATGAATTTACTGAAGGTAGTTTTGAAGATATTTACCAGGTCTCTTGTGAGGTTCAAATACCATGTGGACTAACTGTTACTGTCAGGAAGGCAGACATTTGCAAGATCAGTGTTGATGCTGTAGTCAATGCTGCTAATGAAGATCTGAAGCACACTGGTGGTGTAGCTTTAGCACTTCTTCAAGCTGCTGGACCAAGTCTGCAGCAAATCTGTGACCAACACATAAAAGTAAATGGGCCTCTGAAGCCTGGAGATGCCTTCATCACTGACGCTGGTCGTCTTCCCTGTAAATACGTGGTGCACGCTGTTGGACCTCGTTTTAGTGATTCAGACAGACATACTACTGTGCAACGCCTGAGACGTGCTGTGAGGGAAAGTCTGAACCAGGCGTTAAGGAAAAACTGCTCCTCCATTGCAATCCCAGTTATTAGCTCAGGGATATTTGGTTGTCCTCTTGATCTTTGCACAGAATCAATCGCCAAGGAGGTGCGTGACTACATTGATGATCATAACCACAGAAGGTCCAGAAGCACATTAACTAAGATTCACTTTGTTGATAATAATGACAGTACTGTAAATGCCATGACTCAAGCTGTCAGAAAGGAATTTGCTGCTTATAACCTCAAAATAACTTTCCCTCATCAAACCAAACCTCCTGGGTATAATAACTATGGATCAGGCTATCGTGGTCGTGGTCGTGGTCGTGGTCGTGGCTGTGACCGTGGTCATGTCCATGGGAATGGCCGTGGTCGTGGAAACTATGGCCAAAGAAACCAAGAGTTTAAAGGTTCCAAAGGTCGTGGTAATAGAGTCTCTGAAGGACAAGCACACTGGAAAAGAGATACCTCAAACTCTGGTGGCAGACAAGATATATCTGAGGGGCTGAGTGTTCTGGACACCAAAACCGCACAGGATGGACTAAAAATCATTCTGAGCAAAGGGAACATCCAGGATGCACAT GCTGATGTAATTGTAAACACTATATCGGAGGACTTGGACCTCAGAAAAGGTGCCGTCTCCAGAGCTCTCCTCCAGACTGCTGGTCATCATCTCCAGTCAGAAATCACACGAGCTGCTCACTCAAACACTTTGAATTATGGTGAAATGCTCATCACAAATGGTTATAATCTGAAATGTCAAAAAGTCTTCCATGTGGTTTGCCCGTTTTGGAAGCAAGGCTCAAAAGATGag gTACTCACTCAGATCATTAGAAATTGCCTGAAAAAAGCAGAAAGCTGGAGAATGGCTTCAGTTGTCTTCCCGGCTATTGGGACTGGGAAACTTGGCTTTCCTAAAGATCTGGTGGCCAGAATCATTCTGACAGAAGTCCAGAAATTTAAGCCTACAAACGTCCGAAAGGTAACTGTGATTGTGCACCCTTCTGACCTGGAGAGTGTAGAG TGCTTCACCACTGTCTTTAGACATGGGATTCAGGGTCCCATCACAAAGGAAGTAGTACATCGACATGTCATGccgaaaataaataattctggCATGTCAGCTCAGACCTCTG agCTTGTTGGCAGTGTCTCCTCTCCCTCTCTTGGAGTACACATTATGCAGCTGGGTCAAGTGACTCTGGAGGTTTCTTCAGGAGACATAACTAAAGAAAAAACTGATGCCATTGTCAACTCCTCAAATAAGACATTTTCACTGAAAGCAG GAGTATCCAAGGCCATTTTAGATGCTGCTGGAGTAAAAGTGGAACAAGAATGTTCACAGATTG TGGGATCATTAAACATGCAGCAGACAGAGATTGTGACCTCAGCCGGGCGGCTTCCATGTGGAAACATCATCCATGTTAATGGACGTAATAGTCCATCCGAAATTAAGGATGTTGTTTTGTCTGTTCTGAAGTTATGTGAGTCACGTCATATTACTTCTGTTGCCTTCCCAGCTCTTGGCACTG GTCAGGCTGGTGCAAAACCAGCTGATGTTGCAGATGCAATGGTTGATGCAGTTGTCTACTTTGTAAAGAAAAAGAAACCGGTGCATGTAAAGCTTGTGAAGTTTCTTATATTCCAGACGAACATGGTGACAGACTTTCACCAAAGCATGATCAGAAGATCTGGTGAGAAAATGGGGAAAGATAAAGGCCTGCTTAGCAAATATAAAGGTCAgtaa